The genomic region TCTACCAGCACAAAGAAAGTTATATCCAATTACTATACACAACAGGTTTAATAAATCAAATCGCACAATAATGAAACGTGTTTTTTCAATTTTAGTTTTAGGGCTCTTGCTTTCCTGCAATTCCAAAGAGAAAAAGAAAGTAGAAGACCCACAGCCTCCGAAAGTAGAAAACGACGGAAGCCTTATCACGTTCACGGATAAGAGTATATTCAACCTCTTTAAAACCGAAGTAATCGGAAGCGGTTCCTTAAGCGGGGATTTGATGGCGGTTGGTCAGGTAGGCGCAACGGTACTCGGATCGGATTCCGGTAGTTCCAACAATATTGTGTTGTTCGAAAATCCCGAACTGGCTTCCAATTACACCCAATTGATCCAGCATCAGATTAATATCAAACAAATCAGTAATGTCAATATCAAACAACGTCAGATTGAGTTGGCCCGGGCAAAAGACCTGAATCAGCACGGTGCGATGACCGGCCAGGAGTTGTTAAATGCGCAAACGGCTTTGTCTATGGAAATGACCAATTTGTCGAACGAAAAAGCAGCAATCATCGAACACGAAGCCATGTTGAAATCGGCTGGTTTCGATCCGGATTTGTTGCGAAGAGCACAAAAAGGTGCGGCCTATCTGGTGAGTGATATTCCGGAAAATCAAATCAGTAAATTGAAAAAAGGGGATACCTGTCGTATTCAGTTTACGGCCTATCCGAATGAAACCTTTACCGGTAAAATCGAAGCTATTGCCGATCGGGTGGATTTTACCACGCGTATGGTGAAACTGCGCATCGGATTAAATAATGCCGACGACCGACTAAAAGTGGGGATGTATGCCAATGTGGCTTTCGGGTTAAAAAGTAATAATACGATTAGTGTACCCAAAACGGCTATCGTAACGGTGCAAGGTAAAAACTATGTGTTTATACAGAAAAACGACTCTCAGTTTGAACGAAAAGAAGTGCAGATCGGACAGCAGATTGGCGATCGGATTATCATCTTCGGAGGTGTCGATAATGGAAGTAAAGTCGTAAAAGACGGGGTAATGCAGCTTAAAGGATTGTCATTCGGTTACTAAAAAGTTATACAAATGGTACAAGCTCAGATTTTTATTGACAAAGACGAATTGAGAGGCACGCGTCCTTTATACGAATTCATCTTATTGTTTCTGTTGGAAAAAAATATCGCAGGAGCAACCGCATTTAACGGATTTATGGGCTTTGGAAAACACCAGAAGCTGAAACGGCCGAACCGGGAATTTTCTTTTGACGAAACACCGCTGGTGATCTCTTTTGTCGATACAAAAGAAAATGTGGAAGAAGCTATAAAAGAATTGCGAAACGTGTACAGCGGAGGATTAATTATCACACATGCTGTGGAACAATGGTAAAAAATGATTAAGAATTTACTTTTATTCTCACTTAGAAACCGATGGATTGTAGTGGGGATCAGTATCGCTTTGATGCTGGTGGGCTATTTTTGCTTTACGCAATTAAAAATTGAAGCGTATCCGGATATTGCCGATACCAACGTAATTGTTGTGGCACAATACAAAGGGCGTGCTGCCGAAGAGGTGGAACAACAGGTTACAGTGGCTATCGAACGGGCGCTACAAAATACACCGAACGTACTGGACAGAAGAAGCCGTACGATTTTCGGTCTGGGAATTGTTCAGTTGACGTTTAAAGACGGAACAGACGATTATTTCGCCCGACAACAGGTTATGGAGCGATTGGCAACAGCCGATTTGCCGGATGGTGTGGAGGTCGAATTGGCGCCATTGTCAACCGCGGTTGGGGAGATTTTCCGTTATGTGGTGGAAGCACCGCCAAGTTTTACACCAATCCAAATCCGGGATTTACAGGACTGGGTGATCAAACCGTATTTGCTGCAAACCGATGGGATTGCTGATATTACGACCTTTGGCGGGCCATTAAAACAGTTTCATATTCAGTTATCACCGGAAAAACTGCGAAAATACGACCTGAAAATTTCCGATATTGAGGAAAAGGTAGTTGCGAATAATATCAACTCCGGAGGAAATACCATCGAACGTGGCGGACAGGCTTTTGCGGTTCGTGGACTCGGAGCGATTAAAAGCGAAAAGGATATTGAAAACATCGTGATCAAAACGGCCAACGGACTTCCGGTTTTTATCCGCGATGTGGGCGAAGTGGAAATCATGCCACCACCGCCAAGTGGGGTTTTGGGCTATACATTCCCGGATGAAAAAGTGGATGTCAATAATGGAGTGGAAGGAATCGTGTTATTACGCCGTTATGAAAACCCGAGTGAGGTTTTAAAAAGTCTGAAACAGCGCATCGCCGACCTTCAGGATCACGAATTACCGGAAGGGGTGAAAATCCGTACAATGTACGATCGTAGCTTCCTGATCAATCACTCGCTGGAAACCGTAGGGCATACCTTGTTCGAAGGAATCAGTATTGTGATTATCGTCTTGATCTTTTTCCTGGGAAGCTGGCGAAGTGCATTAGTGGTAGCGTTGACCATTCCGTTCTCGTTATTGTTTGCTTTTATCATTATGCGATTAACCGGTATTCCGGCCAACTTGCTATCGTTGGGAGCGATCGACTTCGGGATTATCGTTGATGGTGCCGTGGTCATGGCCGAACACTTGATCAGGCGTTATAAAAAGGCGACCATCGAAGAGCGAAAAGAAGGTATTGTAAAAATTACCATGCTTTCGGCTCAGGAAGTGGGGCGTGAGATTTTCTTCTCGGTGGCGATTATCATTCTGGCCTATATGCCGATTTTATTGATGACGCGTGTAGAAGGGAAATTGTTCTCCCCAATGGCGTTAACATTATCGTTTGCAGTAGTGGGTTCGATGTTGGCAGCGCTAACGCTGATACCGGTACTGATCTCGTTTGTGTATAACAAAGTGGTTTCGAATACCGATTCGGAGATCAAAGAACACAAAAACATCGTACTGGATTATCTGGATAAAAAATACAGCAAGCTACTTAGTGGATTGTTGAACAATTATAAGAAAACCGTTTATATCGGAATGGCGGTGGTGTTTGTACTGATCGCATTCGGAGCGCGTTTGGGATCGGAGTTCTTACCGGAATTGGACGAGGGATCGATCTTTATCCGTGGAAATTTCCCGGCGGGTATTTCGATTCAGGAGAATTCGACCTATTCGCCTAAAATCCGAAAAGTGATTTCCAAATATCCGCAGATTTCCTATATCATTACACAGGCGGGGCGAAATGACGATGGTACCGACCCGTTCCCGGCCAACCGTAACGAGATTCTGATCGGATTAAAAGATTATAAATTGTGGAGTGATACGATTACCAAAAAAGAACTGGTAAAAATGGTTCGTACCGATCTGGAACATGCGTTGCCAAGTGTGCGTTTCTCCTCCGGTCAGCCCATTATCGACCAGGTAATGGAGATTGTAACCGGTAGTGCGGCCGATTTAGCGGTGAGTATCGTGGGAGATGATTTGCAGTTGATGCGTTCCAAAGCCGATAGTATTGTGTCGATTGTTAATAAAATGAAAGGAAGTGCCGCGGTGAACATCGAACAGGAAGGACCGCAGGAACAGTTGTCAATCCATATCGACCGTGAAAAAACAGCTCGTTTTGGAATTAATGTTTCCGATGTTCAGGATATTATCGAAGCCGCGATCGGTGGAAAAGCGATTACCACCTTATACGACGGTGTAAAACGATACGATATCGTAGTGCGCTATTTGCCACAACACCGTGCGAATATCGATGAGATCAAATCCTTATTAGTGACGTCAACCAATGGGGCTTTAATTCCAATTGATCAGTTGGCGGATGTAAGTTTTATTCAGGGACAAACCAATATTTACCACTACAATGGAAAACGTATGATTACTGTACGTACCAATATCGTTGGACGCGATCAGGTGAGTTTTGTAAAAGAGCTGGAAGGAAAAATCAACAAAACGGTTAAAGTACCAAAAGGCTACCAGATCATTTACGGTGGGCAATATGAAAACCTGGAACGTGCCGGTAAACAATTATTACTAACAATTCCATTAACGATTGGACTGGTGTTTATATTACTGTTCTCACTTTATAAAAACTTTAAAGACACGTTGATTACGATGGCTTGTATCCTGTTTGCCCTTGGTGGCGGAATCACAGCCTTATTGTTACGCGGTTATTACTTTAACGTTTCGGCAGGTGTAGGATTTGTATCGATATTTGGTATATCGGTAATGGCCGGAGTATTGCTCGTCTCGGCGCTCAATAGAGCCAATGTAGGAATCAGTGATGAAAGTTCCCGAGAGACGGTCGAAAAAGTCTCCAAAGAGCAATTGCGCGCAATCTTATCCATTCTGGTATTAGCCGTACTGGGATTAATACCGGCGGCAACGTCAACCGGAATCGGTTCCGATGTACAACGTCCGTTGGCTACGGTAATTATCGGAGGATTGTTGAGTACGCTTGTTTTTGCACCGCTTATCATTCCGGCCTTGTATTACTGGATTCATCCAACGAAGAAAATTTAACAGGAGATCTCAATCCTAAAGCCGTGCCGATATGCGAGGTCGGTACGGTTATACATAAAAAGGCGGTCCGTTTTTGGACGGCCTTTTTTGCTTTCCCAAAAGGCTCCCTTAAATCTGTCTTAATTTATGCGTCTTTTAAAGAAACATCCCGTAAATTTGCATGGATTAAAAAATGGAGGGACAGGCGATTCGCTTGTCTGCAATTCCATCTGACAAAAAACAGTAAAATCAGATGAAAAAACTAGATATTCAGGCCGTAAGAGCCGATTTTCCCATACTTTCTCAAACAGTAAACGGAAAACCGCTGGTCTATTTTGATAATGGCGCCACCGCCCAAAAACCGAAAGTGGTAATCGATGCGATTACAAAATATTACGAGGAAATCAATGCGAATATCCATAGAGGCGTGCATACCTTGAGCCAGTTGGCAACCGATGCGTATGAAGTGTCCCGTAATACGATTCAAAAACATCTGAATGCCAAACACAATCACGAGATTATTTTTACGTCGGGGACAACCCATGGAATTAATCTGGTGGCCAATGGTTTTGCCGCACTTTTACAACCGGGCGATGAAGTAATGGTTTCGGCTATCGAACACCATAGCAACATCGTGCCGTGGCAGTTTTTATGCGAGCGTACCGGTGCAAATTTGGTTGTGATTCCGATGAACGAAAAAGGAGAATTGATCCTTTCGGAATTCGACAGGTTGCTGAATGATAAAGTAAAAATCATTGCGGTAAATCATATTTCTAATGCGTTGGGAACGGTAAACCCAATTGCCGAAATCATTGAAAAAGCACATCAGGTTGGTGCAGCCGTTTTAATCGACGGTGCACAGGCGACGCCCCATTTACGTCCCGACGTACAGGAACTGGATTGCGATTTCTATGTGTTTTCCGGTCATAAGGTTTGCGGACCAACTGGAGTCGGAATCTTATACGGAAAAGAAAGCTGGTTAAACCGACTACCACCGTATCAGGGTGGAGGTGAAATGATCAAAGAAGTAACCTTCGAAAAAACAACTTACGCCGATTTACCGCATAAATTTGAAGCCGGAACACCCAATATCGCAGGCGGAATCGTTTTAGGAACCGCAATCGATTATCTGAATGGAATCGGGTTTGAAGCCATCGAAGCCTACGAACAGGAATTGTTGGCCTACGGAACCGAAAGATTATTGGAAATTGAAGGCGTAAAAATATACGGAACCGGAGCGCATAAAGCGTCGTTGATTTCGTTTAACATTGAAGGTATCCACCCGTACGATATCGGAACGATTGTCGACAAACTGGGAATTGCCGTACGAACCGGTCACCACTGTGCACAACCGGTGATGAATTTCTTCGATATTCCGGGAACGGTGCGCGCGTCGTTTGCGTTTTACAATACGAAAGAAGAAATTGATATCTTTGTAGAAGCTGTAAAAAAAGCAAAACAAATGTTATCCTAAAAACAAGCCTATGAGACTAGTAACCCTTTTGGCATCGGTTATTATTACCTGTACAGGATGCAACTGTACGAAGAAAAATATAGCCGGATCGACAGCAAAAGAAACCGAACTAACGATGAAACAGGAACAACAAAACCCGGTTTTTGAATATGATGCTTCATCAAGAGGGTTCTATCGAAAAATCGTACTGGACAATAAGGAATTACGGGTAAGCAGTACAAGAGGTGATAGGAGTGAACCAACGGTGATACAACTTTCGGATCAGGAGTGGAATGATATCCTGACGAACTTTAAAAAGATAGATCTGAAAGCGGTGCCGGAATTAAAAGCACCTACCGAAAAAAGGTT from Flavobacterium sp. WV_118_3 harbors:
- a CDS encoding efflux RND transporter periplasmic adaptor subunit; this encodes MKRVFSILVLGLLLSCNSKEKKKVEDPQPPKVENDGSLITFTDKSIFNLFKTEVIGSGSLSGDLMAVGQVGATVLGSDSGSSNNIVLFENPELASNYTQLIQHQINIKQISNVNIKQRQIELARAKDLNQHGAMTGQELLNAQTALSMEMTNLSNEKAAIIEHEAMLKSAGFDPDLLRRAQKGAAYLVSDIPENQISKLKKGDTCRIQFTAYPNETFTGKIEAIADRVDFTTRMVKLRIGLNNADDRLKVGMYANVAFGLKSNNTISVPKTAIVTVQGKNYVFIQKNDSQFERKEVQIGQQIGDRIIIFGGVDNGSKVVKDGVMQLKGLSFGY
- a CDS encoding DUF190 domain-containing protein, with protein sequence MVQAQIFIDKDELRGTRPLYEFILLFLLEKNIAGATAFNGFMGFGKHQKLKRPNREFSFDETPLVISFVDTKENVEEAIKELRNVYSGGLIITHAVEQW
- a CDS encoding CusA/CzcA family heavy metal efflux RND transporter, whose product is MIKNLLLFSLRNRWIVVGISIALMLVGYFCFTQLKIEAYPDIADTNVIVVAQYKGRAAEEVEQQVTVAIERALQNTPNVLDRRSRTIFGLGIVQLTFKDGTDDYFARQQVMERLATADLPDGVEVELAPLSTAVGEIFRYVVEAPPSFTPIQIRDLQDWVIKPYLLQTDGIADITTFGGPLKQFHIQLSPEKLRKYDLKISDIEEKVVANNINSGGNTIERGGQAFAVRGLGAIKSEKDIENIVIKTANGLPVFIRDVGEVEIMPPPPSGVLGYTFPDEKVDVNNGVEGIVLLRRYENPSEVLKSLKQRIADLQDHELPEGVKIRTMYDRSFLINHSLETVGHTLFEGISIVIIVLIFFLGSWRSALVVALTIPFSLLFAFIIMRLTGIPANLLSLGAIDFGIIVDGAVVMAEHLIRRYKKATIEERKEGIVKITMLSAQEVGREIFFSVAIIILAYMPILLMTRVEGKLFSPMALTLSFAVVGSMLAALTLIPVLISFVYNKVVSNTDSEIKEHKNIVLDYLDKKYSKLLSGLLNNYKKTVYIGMAVVFVLIAFGARLGSEFLPELDEGSIFIRGNFPAGISIQENSTYSPKIRKVISKYPQISYIITQAGRNDDGTDPFPANRNEILIGLKDYKLWSDTITKKELVKMVRTDLEHALPSVRFSSGQPIIDQVMEIVTGSAADLAVSIVGDDLQLMRSKADSIVSIVNKMKGSAAVNIEQEGPQEQLSIHIDREKTARFGINVSDVQDIIEAAIGGKAITTLYDGVKRYDIVVRYLPQHRANIDEIKSLLVTSTNGALIPIDQLADVSFIQGQTNIYHYNGKRMITVRTNIVGRDQVSFVKELEGKINKTVKVPKGYQIIYGGQYENLERAGKQLLLTIPLTIGLVFILLFSLYKNFKDTLITMACILFALGGGITALLLRGYYFNVSAGVGFVSIFGISVMAGVLLVSALNRANVGISDESSRETVEKVSKEQLRAILSILVLAVLGLIPAATSTGIGSDVQRPLATVIIGGLLSTLVFAPLIIPALYYWIHPTKKI
- a CDS encoding cysteine desulfurase, with protein sequence MKKLDIQAVRADFPILSQTVNGKPLVYFDNGATAQKPKVVIDAITKYYEEINANIHRGVHTLSQLATDAYEVSRNTIQKHLNAKHNHEIIFTSGTTHGINLVANGFAALLQPGDEVMVSAIEHHSNIVPWQFLCERTGANLVVIPMNEKGELILSEFDRLLNDKVKIIAVNHISNALGTVNPIAEIIEKAHQVGAAVLIDGAQATPHLRPDVQELDCDFYVFSGHKVCGPTGVGILYGKESWLNRLPPYQGGGEMIKEVTFEKTTYADLPHKFEAGTPNIAGGIVLGTAIDYLNGIGFEAIEAYEQELLAYGTERLLEIEGVKIYGTGAHKASLISFNIEGIHPYDIGTIVDKLGIAVRTGHHCAQPVMNFFDIPGTVRASFAFYNTKEEIDIFVEAVKKAKQMLS